From a region of the Nitrospira sp. genome:
- a CDS encoding Fe(2+)-trafficking protein, with translation MAELSCVTCGQTGEAITAPLFLGKLESEVKSKVCVNCWKKWEGMRVMVINEYQVNLGDESGRELVRKQMKAFLKLGEQVDSSKVAENYRPPSN, from the coding sequence ATGGCAGAGTTATCGTGTGTGACTTGCGGGCAAACCGGCGAGGCGATTACGGCTCCCCTATTTCTCGGCAAGCTTGAGTCAGAGGTGAAGAGCAAGGTCTGCGTGAACTGCTGGAAAAAGTGGGAAGGCATGCGCGTGATGGTCATCAATGAATATCAAGTCAACCTCGGTGATGAGAGTGGTCGTGAGCTCGTTCGCAAGCAGATGAAAGCCTTCTTGAAGCTGGGGGAGCAGGTAGACTCATCAAAGGTCGCAGAGAATTATCGCCCGCCAAGTAACTGA
- a CDS encoding glutamyl-tRNA reductase — protein MHLIVVGLSHKTAPVEIRERLAVPESRLGEALTRLCSYPGVKEGVLLSTCNRVEVYSVVDDIEAGYGRIQEFLADTHLSLSSEQLTPHLYWHTGDRAIAHMFRVAASLDSMIIGESQILGQLKDAFEVALAHKTTGVIMNKVVKKAISVAKRVRTETKISEMAVSVSYAAVELAKKIFSDLHEKTVLLVGAGEMAKLAARHLIANGVGHVRITTRTAQHAVDLAAKFGGTPVPFDQFKDDMASADIVLVSTGAAHYIVGAEDVQRAVNERMNRPMFLIDISVPRNIDPSVRHVDNAFLFDIDDLKHRVEQNRSERVKEAEKAERMVLEEVTTMLDWMKSLEVTPTIVALRNRVEDIKRVEVEKALGRLGHLSPQDRELVEGLASSIVNKLIHRTMVTLKTEVNSSNGPAFVEAARRFFHLDRPTSSLPQPENYTEPSRCLTENPAELEAEDPARETTIHKRAR, from the coding sequence ATGCATCTGATCGTCGTTGGGTTGAGCCACAAGACGGCCCCGGTCGAGATTCGCGAGCGACTGGCTGTTCCAGAAAGTCGTCTCGGCGAAGCCCTCACCAGACTCTGTTCGTATCCCGGGGTAAAAGAGGGCGTCCTGCTCTCGACCTGCAATCGAGTGGAGGTCTATTCGGTTGTCGACGACATCGAAGCCGGATATGGGCGCATCCAAGAGTTTCTTGCCGACACGCATCTCTCTCTTTCATCCGAACAACTGACGCCCCATCTGTACTGGCACACCGGAGACCGGGCGATTGCCCATATGTTCAGGGTGGCCGCCAGTCTCGATTCGATGATTATCGGAGAGTCACAAATCTTGGGACAACTCAAGGATGCATTTGAAGTCGCGCTGGCGCACAAGACGACCGGCGTGATCATGAATAAGGTCGTCAAGAAGGCCATCTCGGTCGCCAAGCGTGTGCGGACCGAGACCAAGATTTCTGAAATGGCGGTTTCAGTCAGCTATGCGGCAGTCGAGTTGGCGAAGAAAATTTTCTCGGACCTTCACGAGAAGACGGTGTTGCTGGTCGGCGCGGGTGAAATGGCCAAATTGGCGGCTCGGCATTTGATCGCCAATGGAGTGGGGCATGTACGCATCACGACGAGGACCGCGCAACATGCCGTCGATCTCGCCGCCAAATTCGGCGGAACGCCGGTTCCGTTTGATCAGTTCAAGGACGACATGGCTTCGGCCGACATCGTCTTGGTCTCAACCGGCGCGGCGCACTATATTGTCGGCGCCGAGGACGTTCAACGGGCGGTCAACGAACGAATGAACCGGCCCATGTTTCTGATCGATATTTCAGTCCCTCGGAACATCGATCCGTCCGTTCGCCATGTCGACAATGCGTTTCTCTTCGACATCGACGACCTCAAACATCGAGTGGAACAGAACCGATCCGAACGGGTCAAGGAGGCCGAGAAGGCCGAGCGAATGGTGCTCGAAGAAGTGACCACCATGCTTGACTGGATGAAATCCTTGGAGGTCACGCCGACGATCGTCGCGCTCCGGAATCGGGTCGAGGATATCAAGCGGGTGGAAGTTGAAAAGGCGCTGGGCCGGTTGGGTCATCTCTCGCCCCAAGACCGCGAACTGGTCGAAGGTTTGGCCTCGTCGATCGTGAACAAATTGATCCATCGCACGATGGTGACGCTCAAGACCGAAGTGAATTCTTCGAACGGGCCCGCATTCGTGGAGGCCGCACGCCGATTTTTTCACCTCGACAGGCCTACCTCTTCCCTCCCGCAACCCGAAAACTATACGGAGCCGTCGCGTTGCCTCACCGAAAATCCAGCAGAATTGGAAGCCGAGGATCCGGCTCGGGAAACGACCATTCATAAGCGAGCCCGCTGA
- the ccsA gene encoding cytochrome c biogenesis protein CcsA, whose protein sequence is MAAVCFMITIVLYIVGTVSFLSYSLRRSEALSKVSLSVTAAGFGFHTIALIIRMVGVSSSSPPSFSDALSFFSWMIILVLLVVEFRHQIHVLGSFMVPFALVSLISAAALPESVPTLQPVLKTLWFHVTLSMLGTVGFTVAFVAGVMYLIQDRLLKSKRFNVLYSKLPALDFLDHLNQQSIVLGFPLLTLGIVTGAISADFARGSYVSWNPEQTWALVTWLFYFVVLLGRLTIGWRAKRAAYLTVIGFACVILTLVGVVLKGHGALS, encoded by the coding sequence ATGGCAGCCGTTTGCTTCATGATCACCATCGTCCTGTACATCGTGGGCACGGTGTCGTTTCTTTCTTATTCGTTGCGGCGCTCAGAAGCGTTGTCAAAAGTGTCGTTGAGTGTGACGGCCGCCGGTTTCGGTTTCCATACGATCGCCCTCATCATTCGAATGGTGGGCGTCTCATCATCGTCGCCCCCTAGCTTCTCGGACGCCCTTTCTTTCTTCTCTTGGATGATCATTCTTGTATTGTTGGTCGTCGAGTTTCGACATCAAATTCATGTACTTGGGTCCTTCATGGTGCCCTTTGCCCTCGTCTCCTTGATTTCCGCCGCGGCTCTTCCTGAATCGGTGCCCACACTTCAGCCTGTACTCAAAACCTTATGGTTCCATGTCACGCTCAGCATGTTGGGCACGGTGGGCTTTACCGTCGCATTTGTTGCGGGTGTGATGTACCTGATTCAGGATCGGCTCCTCAAGTCGAAACGGTTCAATGTCCTCTACAGCAAGCTCCCTGCGCTCGATTTTCTCGATCATCTCAATCAACAGTCCATTGTATTGGGCTTTCCGCTACTCACATTGGGCATCGTGACGGGAGCGATCTCAGCCGACTTTGCGCGTGGGTCCTACGTCAGTTGGAATCCTGAACAAACCTGGGCGCTCGTCACATGGCTCTTTTATTTTGTCGTGTTGCTGGGGCGGTTGACGATAGGGTGGAGAGCCAAACGCGCGGCCTATCTCACGGTCATCGGATTTGCCTGCGTAATTCTCACATTGGTGGGCGTGGTGCTGAAGGGGCATGGTGCCTTGTCGTAA
- a CDS encoding sulfurtransferase TusA family protein: MTEHQPPSESSDVELDLRGVICPYNFVKTKLKLETMKEGQVLSVLLDDGDPIRNVPRSVENEGHTVLSKERVDQAYRVLIRREDND, from the coding sequence ATGACCGAGCATCAGCCTCCGTCCGAGAGCTCCGACGTTGAACTGGATCTTCGCGGGGTGATTTGTCCCTATAATTTTGTGAAGACGAAGCTCAAACTTGAGACCATGAAGGAAGGGCAGGTGCTGTCGGTTCTTCTCGACGATGGAGACCCTATCCGCAACGTGCCTCGTAGCGTCGAGAATGAAGGCCATACCGTCTTATCGAAAGAACGAGTCGACCAGGCGTATCGAGTGTTGATCCGTCGAGAAGATAACGACTGA
- the hemC gene encoding hydroxymethylbilane synthase has translation MSTENGQRSTLVLGTRGSKLALCQSEWFQSKIQEVAPEIRVMLRKIQTSGDKIVDVPLAKIGGKGLFVKEIEDALLTGEIDFAVHSMKDVPAQLPDGLEILCVPPREDARDALISREGHSFSNLPLGATVGTASLRRQAQLLHARPDLKIAMLRGNLDTRLRKLKEGQFDAIVLAAAGLHRLAWSQSITEYLPPILSLPAIGQGALGIEGRTNDQFVRSILLRLNDETTHTTVTAERAFLHRLEGGCQVPIAAHAMLSGERLVLDGLVASVDGKTIIREQIEGVRQQAHALGVRLAERLLTRGGDKILREIYGSA, from the coding sequence GTGTCGACGGAGAACGGTCAACGCTCAACCCTGGTTCTTGGAACGCGCGGGAGCAAGTTGGCGCTATGTCAAAGCGAATGGTTTCAATCCAAGATTCAGGAGGTCGCGCCGGAAATCCGTGTCATGCTGCGAAAGATTCAGACGTCCGGTGACAAGATCGTCGATGTGCCATTGGCGAAAATCGGGGGGAAGGGCCTGTTCGTCAAAGAAATCGAAGATGCGTTGCTCACCGGTGAAATCGATTTCGCCGTTCACAGCATGAAAGACGTTCCCGCGCAACTGCCCGACGGGCTCGAGATTCTCTGCGTCCCTCCACGCGAAGATGCGCGCGATGCCTTGATCAGCCGAGAAGGGCACTCATTCAGTAATCTTCCCTTGGGAGCAACGGTCGGAACAGCGAGCCTCCGGCGCCAAGCCCAGTTGTTACACGCCAGGCCGGATCTGAAGATTGCGATGCTGCGCGGCAACCTGGATACACGACTGAGAAAACTCAAAGAGGGACAATTCGACGCCATCGTGTTGGCGGCCGCGGGTCTGCATCGGTTGGCGTGGTCTCAGAGCATCACGGAATATCTTCCACCCATCCTCAGTTTACCGGCGATCGGACAAGGAGCGCTGGGGATCGAAGGTCGGACCAATGATCAATTCGTTCGCTCCATTTTGTTGCGGCTCAATGATGAGACCACCCATACGACCGTGACGGCTGAGCGGGCCTTTCTGCATCGTCTAGAGGGGGGCTGTCAGGTGCCGATCGCAGCGCATGCTATGTTGTCCGGTGAACGACTGGTATTGGATGGACTTGTCGCCAGTGTCGACGGCAAGACGATCATTCGCGAACAAATCGAAGGCGTGCGCCAGCAGGCCCATGCTCTGGGCGTGCGCTTGGCCGAACGACTGTTGACGCGGGGGGGAGACAAGATCCTCCGTGAAATTTACGGGTCGGCGTGA
- a CDS encoding bifunctional nuclease family protein, producing the protein MITQMQVKGLMFDPYNNAYIVILRDDEQAEMLPIWVGKSEASSISLALENVAPPRPMTHDFMKSYLDAFNAKIISVVITDLSENTYFAKVHLTYADSEYTVDSRPSDAIALALRTQAPIFASESVIRKQSSEELDQWLENLKPEDFGKLDS; encoded by the coding sequence ATGATTACGCAGATGCAGGTCAAGGGGCTCATGTTTGACCCCTACAATAATGCGTATATCGTCATTCTTCGGGACGATGAGCAAGCGGAAATGCTTCCTATCTGGGTTGGAAAATCGGAGGCCAGTTCGATCAGCCTGGCGCTTGAAAATGTCGCTCCGCCTCGCCCGATGACCCATGACTTCATGAAGTCGTATCTGGACGCATTTAACGCCAAGATCATCAGTGTGGTCATTACGGATCTGAGCGAGAACACGTACTTTGCCAAAGTGCATTTGACCTATGCGGATTCCGAATATACCGTCGATTCCCGTCCAAGTGACGCCATCGCCCTTGCGCTCAGGACCCAAGCTCCCATTTTTGCGAGCGAGTCCGTGATTCGAAAACAGAGTTCGGAAGAACTCGATCAGTGGTTGGAGAATCTAAAACCTGAGGACTTTGGAAAGCTGGATTCTTGA
- a CDS encoding 16S rRNA (cytidine(1402)-2'-O)-methyltransferase codes for MTSDAQPQRRGTLYVVAVPIGHPDDVTVRAIQILGEVDVIASEDPKTTQRFLTHHDIQATVTSYGPSNLKEKVGVLLQRLQGGMDIAIVSDCGSPIIADPGHLLVAAAHAHRIPVVPVPGPSVIVAALTIAGFPCDSFHFLGHFPRTASHIRQCLIDSLKRKVPMVAFGTVTSVARALETLNTIAPRRLVVVACDLTRPSELIIRGTALQVHRELRRISGREITLVLAGSGGRKPND; via the coding sequence ATGACTTCGGATGCTCAGCCGCAACGGCGTGGCACGCTCTATGTCGTGGCCGTCCCCATCGGACATCCCGATGATGTGACCGTGCGTGCCATTCAGATTCTTGGAGAGGTAGACGTGATCGCCTCTGAAGACCCGAAAACAACACAACGATTCCTCACGCATCACGATATTCAGGCCACTGTGACCAGCTACGGACCCAGCAATCTCAAAGAGAAAGTGGGGGTTCTTCTGCAACGATTACAAGGAGGTATGGATATTGCCATTGTCTCGGATTGTGGATCTCCCATCATTGCTGACCCTGGACATCTCCTTGTGGCGGCGGCCCATGCACATCGAATCCCTGTGGTCCCCGTTCCCGGTCCTTCCGTCATTGTTGCGGCACTCACGATCGCAGGCTTCCCCTGCGACTCATTTCATTTCCTCGGGCATTTTCCTAGGACAGCCTCACATATTCGTCAATGCCTCATCGATTCCTTGAAGAGAAAGGTTCCCATGGTCGCGTTCGGTACCGTGACCTCGGTCGCACGTGCACTGGAGACACTGAACACCATCGCTCCTCGACGCCTGGTGGTTGTCGCATGCGACTTGACGAGACCGAGCGAGCTCATCATTCGCGGCACGGCGCTTCAGGTTCATCGGGAGCTGCGCCGGATCAGCGGGAGAGAGATCACGCTCGTGCTTGCCGGAAGCGGTGGGAGAAAACCGAATGACTGA
- a CDS encoding bifunctional nuclease family protein, whose product MEEQSPQSPEPLIQLTVNRVVEDSNTDTRIVVLARTDGGSEQFMVWVGASEGEAIRRALDTSMTPRPMSHDLIKSFGEHLGIKTERVVLTDVKSSTYYATVFLENKGVARTIDSRPSDAIALALRCQAPIYVTQDVWKRRSGQNLDAWLSRLETKNIGAGEV is encoded by the coding sequence ATGGAAGAACAATCGCCTCAATCGCCGGAACCGTTAATTCAGCTCACCGTCAATCGCGTCGTTGAAGACTCGAATACGGACACGAGGATCGTCGTGTTGGCCCGAACGGACGGTGGATCGGAACAGTTCATGGTGTGGGTCGGAGCATCCGAGGGTGAAGCGATCAGACGCGCCTTGGATACGTCGATGACCCCACGACCCATGAGCCACGATTTAATCAAGAGTTTCGGAGAACATCTGGGCATCAAGACGGAGCGAGTGGTTCTGACGGATGTGAAGAGTAGCACCTACTATGCGACCGTCTTCCTCGAAAACAAAGGAGTGGCACGAACGATCGACTCTCGGCCGAGTGATGCCATCGCCTTGGCTCTTCGATGCCAAGCACCTATTTATGTCACTCAGGATGTGTGGAAACGGCGAAGCGGCCAAAATCTCGATGCCTGGTTGTCG